The Solibacillus sp. FSL W7-1464 genome contains a region encoding:
- the fliL gene encoding flagellar basal body-associated protein FliL, translating to MKNNKLLTIMVIILVTITLFGVIVVVLLTQLNKEKPDGPTIDDIIESSVDIPEITTNLADGSFVRITLKIQASDKKAGEELFKRDFQVKNIVIQELSEMEEEALEGKQGKITFQDAIKSQVNELMQEGEVTQVYITSYVLQ from the coding sequence ATGAAGAATAATAAATTATTGACAATTATGGTAATTATATTAGTGACGATTACATTATTCGGTGTTATTGTAGTTGTGCTGTTGACACAGCTCAACAAAGAGAAACCGGATGGTCCGACTATTGATGATATCATCGAATCATCGGTTGACATTCCTGAAATTACGACGAATTTAGCAGATGGAAGTTTTGTCCGAATTACATTGAAAATCCAGGCATCAGATAAAAAAGCTGGTGAAGAGTTATTTAAGCGAGATTTCCAAGTGAAAAATATCGTCATTCAAGAGCTTTCTGAAATGGAAGAAGAAGCTTTGGAAGGTAAGCAAGGAAAAATTACATTCCAGGATGCAATTAAATCTCAAGTAAATGAGTTAATGCAAGAAGGGGAAGTTACGCAAGTGTATATTACTTCATACGTACTTCAGTAA
- the fliM gene encoding flagellar motor switch protein FliM has product MAGDIMSQSEIDALLSAISTGEMSAEDIKKEDETRKVKVYDFKRALRFSKDQIRSLTRIHENFARLLTTFFSAQLRSYVQITVASVDQIPFEEFVRSIPNMTLINVFEVPPLDGNILMEINPNIAYSMLDRLMGGAGGSHSNVNNLTEIETKIMTNLFERSFDNLREAWENVAEIDPMLVELEVNPQFLQMISPNETVVVISFNTIIGETTGMINICIPHVVLEPIVPNLSVRYWMQTNTKEISPEQSKMLENRVKQAKLPVIAELGSTDITIEDFLTMSIGDVVPLNQKIDNPLTLKVGSLPKFTVQPGKLNNKMAVQIIDPLKGGDEDE; this is encoded by the coding sequence ATGGCAGGAGATATAATGTCGCAATCCGAAATTGATGCACTTTTATCAGCGATTTCGACCGGAGAGATGTCTGCAGAAGACATAAAAAAAGAAGATGAAACACGAAAAGTAAAAGTTTATGACTTTAAGCGGGCTCTGCGCTTCTCAAAAGACCAAATCCGAAGTTTGACCCGTATACATGAAAACTTTGCGCGACTGTTAACAACTTTCTTTTCTGCACAGCTAAGAAGTTATGTCCAAATAACAGTTGCATCTGTGGACCAAATACCGTTTGAAGAATTTGTTCGATCAATCCCAAACATGACTTTGATCAATGTATTCGAGGTTCCGCCTTTGGATGGCAATATTTTAATGGAGATTAACCCGAACATTGCCTATTCGATGCTTGATCGACTGATGGGCGGCGCAGGGGGAAGTCATAGCAATGTAAACAATTTAACTGAGATCGAAACGAAAATCATGACGAATTTATTCGAACGTTCTTTTGATAATTTACGTGAAGCTTGGGAAAATGTAGCTGAAATCGATCCTATGCTTGTGGAGCTGGAAGTGAATCCGCAGTTTTTACAAATGATTTCGCCAAATGAAACAGTTGTAGTCATTTCGTTTAATACCATTATCGGGGAAACGACAGGAATGATTAATATTTGTATCCCGCATGTAGTATTGGAGCCTATTGTTCCAAATTTATCAGTTCGATACTGGATGCAGACAAATACGAAGGAAATTTCACCCGAACAATCGAAAATGCTTGAAAATCGTGTGAAACAAGCAAAATTACCGGTTATTGCAGAGTTAGGTTCAACAGATATTACAATTGAAGATTTCCTGACGATGTCGATCGGTGATGTTGTTCCGTTAAATCAAAAAATTGATAATCCGTTAACATTGAAAGTGGGCAGTTTACCGAAATTTACCGTGCAACCGGGGAAACTGAATAATAAAATGGCTGTACAAATTATCGACCCTTTGAAAGGAGGAGACGAAGATGAGTGA